The Clavelina lepadiformis chromosome 1, kaClaLepa1.1, whole genome shotgun sequence genome segment TTAGTaaaaactgtaataaaaagGGCTTAATAAATGTACTCTCGCCATTTTgggcaaataaaataatcaaatggttattatgaaaaaataaaacaacacaaGACCACACAAATGTACCTACTGAAAAACAGTAGGCTAACTGTTACCTGAAAGACGTTGGACAAGTCCCTGAGATTAAAGATGTAGTGAAACTTGACTGCTGTGGGCAAGAAGGAAGATGCCACGCGTTGATGTAAATGCACTGCGGCTCGAACAATAGTTTCCGACGACTTGACAACTGACGGCGAAAATCCTTGTCCTATAAAACGTGTGCAGCTAAGCATCTCACAGCAAATAGCGTCCAAACTTGGAAATCACGAAACAAAAACCATACCCTATTTGGAGTAAGCAGAAAACCTTTTTACCGACCTACAGGAATGCTATACCAGAAATGTGTCGCGataagattattcgggttcatGGGAACCCAAATATCATGTAGGTCGACATGAACAAATCCAGAATATATTCCTATCAGCACCAATCGATAAAATTTCAACTAAAACTGGTCAAATCGTGTTAGTATCATGAcctaatggcaaaaaaaatcGCTTTGTTTCACAAATATTATGTTTAAATGGCGATTGAGCAACCAAAATCGTAAGCAAATGCACTTTAGCTTAGCCAGGGTATTAGATCATCGATTCTTATCAAAGTTGAATAATGTATAACTAGCATTATGTTCGGGTTTGCCATTGTCTGTGTTCGCCCAAATCGTCCATACAGGCGATATTCGGCAAATCTATGCGAGTTTGGTTTCGTACGGACTACCGGATACATCCCTATGCTTTACCAATGAAGTATAGCAGTTGTAATGGCCTCCAACAAGCTCATTCTCCttggtaaataaattttgtgatgTTCACTTATTTATTGCTGTACCGTATTTCTGTAAGTAAGTACTGTACCCGACAAAACAACTTTGAACTCAACAGTTCACTGTAAACAGTGCTCATTTTCGGCCAATCACACGACAATAACGCCAGTTAGTTGAGCTACCTTAAAGACTTGTAAAGGTTAACTGTTAACAGGAATTGTATTATTGATACGTTATTTAGAAAGTCAAGCAAACGGTGAAAGCGAAGATAGCCTATCAACACCATGTAAAGAGAAACTATTGCATGCGTCGTTTTGTTACATTTAGTtatcaatcaaaaaaatgaaagattGGAAGATTCTTTGGCTGCTGATGCGGACGTTATTTCAGTATTAATCGAAATATATAGCAACCAAAATTTAACAGAAAACAACGTGAATGCATTAATGTTCATTACCGTCAATGGTCATTGCAAAAATTAGTTCTAGAACTTGCTGTTTGGGcaataacataaaaaacatttccCATGTAAACAAACCATCCAGACAGCTATTGTGATTTCACACTCACGCTTTGTTCGTTCACAATCACGTTGTGGTCAGTCATGCGAAACGTATTTCCTTTTTTCCCGCGCCAGGTTACAACAACGTTGGTCTTTTTAATATTATCTTCGATTGGAAAGGTCAGACTTAAGTGCCTTTTGAGCATGTAGCTTGCTGGTGTATGAAAGTTACTGGTTCAACTAAGAGTTAAAGTGATTTTTAATAGAAATGGACTTCATGGCACCTGAGGTGTTAAGCAAGATCAATATTTTAAACGAAAAGCAGCATGGTGTAAGTCGAGGTGTACCCAGCACAGAAGAGGGCTTGCTTGATGTTTTCAGTGACACTTACCTGCTGATAACGCCTACAGCTATCAACCGGACGAAAGCACACAGCGACATAACCAATGGAAAGATGGTAAGCATGTCTGCTGACGAGTTTTTGAAGGCCTTTCAAAACCTTCTTGGTGGATCAAGGTGTAAAAACTGTATGAAGCGTCAAGAAAGCCGTGCACGAACGAAGGATGTAGGAGTGAATACAGAATTTGACAGAGAATGTGACATAAAATTCAGCGCAGCGGGCGATGTTATTCACAATGGACCCGGGCTGCTAAATAAACAGAGCGGAACTGCAGTGAGTAACAATACCAAAACTGTTTGTGgtaatttacaaaatgtcaatTCTGGCCCACAGTCTGATGCTAAAACCGATTTACTAAGCTATGGTGGTGATTCGGCGGAGAAATCCgctttaaaattgtttttggaaaCCATCAAACAAGAAGTAAACTTGAATTCCGACAACATTGACAGCTCAGATGAAGCGGACAAGAATGATATGGAGACGGTCGAAGTATTACCAGCAAGCCAAACACGTGAAAATGGTGTGAACTATGGAGAAAAAGCAAATCGTGAGTCAGGTGAAGCAGGCCTCAAGGGGAATATGTGCTCAACAAACGATCGTGAGGACGATTTGCGGGAGGCACTGCGTTCCATGCCAGAAAGGATACGGTGTCTTCAGCTGAAAGAATATAGACCATTGTGGCGTAATGTTATAGGCATGAAGCATCCCACAATTGAAACTGTCAGGTATCTTTATGGATACATGTCACTTCTTCACCATTTGATAGACGTATCCAAGGGCTGGCAACAAGCGGTTTTACCAATGGTTTTTCGATATATTTGGCACGTAAAAAAGATTATGCAAGAATTTTGTCGAAATCCGGACGATCCCAGAACTGTTATGGACACAGACAGTTCAATACTTCAACACGTGCGTGATGTGGGTGAATGGGATTTCAAATATGCCTGGAATCGCTGCCTGTACACGAAAAAGAAACAACGCAATACGTCAACCAATAGAGACGCAGCGGACGATTTAGTTTCCGATAGCAGCTCAACAAGCTGCACAAAACCGTATGTGGAGCAGGCCCTTTCCCATCATCAACGGGATTGCAGGATCGACTACAGCGACAGCAGCAGAATTCGAAAAGGCAAAGCAGCCGATGGTACCTATCCATTAGCAGGTGATCGGACGTCAAGACCCGCtggaaaaagtttaattcaaaattgtGAAGTGGATCGGATACAACTAAGGAGTTTCGATCAATCGACTAAACCTGCGCCCAACAATAACTACCGAAGTCACAAAAAATCCAGTCCTAACACACAATATGTCGAAGTGTCGACCCCGAAACGCCAGAGGGTGGAGTTGTACTCACCACCACGGGACCTTCGATCACGTTATACAGCAAATCACACCGAGCAAAAGCCGGTCGAGCCACGACAACAAAACATTCCCAGACACAGAGTTTGTAGGTATTTCAACATAAAAGGCTGCAAAAAGTCAAAAGAACAATGTGACTTCTATCACGTTTGCAACCGATGTTTTTCGCCGGCACACGGAAGCCTCTATTGCGAGAAACTACCTGAAAACACTGAGTGAAATCCTTCAATGCGCAATGCTTTAgcgattttttttcaaacatatcACCTAGGTCCTAGGAAGTGTTTTTGATCACCTTAGCCCGCAGAAAAACATATTtgtaaaccttttattagccACCTTTTTAAGTTCGGTAGCTCAGGTTTTTCCTTTTTCgtaacaaaatgtttcagCAAATTCTTGTAACTTCTGTTTAATATTTGCATCATTAATAGTGTTTGAGATGGTAATGTAGATTTTCATGATAGGCCAATTGACTTTCGGTTGGCGTCCATGCTTTCATTTAGGTGGAAAGTCAAAGTATTGTGTTGGTTGCCAAAGATTACTGATTTAAAgttaatgtttttcacaaatgTTTGAATCGCAATACAACGTCTTCGAACGATCATGATGACATTAACTCCTTTATATAGGTTGGGCGATATTTTTTCTTTCGATATTTGTTAACTGCAAAGCGATAATGTCAGCGACAAGTGATTTTGAATGCTGTCCCATCTTAGCATACCCGAAAATCTTTATTAAATAGATTTTCCACTAGTTCACGATGTCCTGCATTGACTTAACTGCAACTGTTGCTAGATGAAAATGAATGAAGGCTCGGTTATATTGTTACTAAAAAAGCGATTGTTTCTCCGTAAGTGGGTTAAGCACACCATTGTTGAATGGTGTTGATTCGGTTAGGACAATGGGTATATGCAAAGGTATATAGAGTAGAATTCGACTATATCGACACTTTTTTGTTGGTCCCGGCGAAATTCCTATCTTTTACGTACATTCTAATTCGCCTATATATCGACACCTTTTTGAATCCCCTAGATATGACAGTTTAGGTTGCCTAGTTGTATATTGACGTAATTAGGATGTCACCTTACTGTAGTAACGCCATGTTGCTCTGCATCAGTACCGTCTACGTCCGTATTACGTGCAAATACAACTACCATTATTTTTCATGATCTTGTtggtgtttttttttgcatagtgtacgtgaaaacataaaattaagcTGCAGTGCTGATTAGCCTACACATTTAACCCTTACCAGGCCCTTACATTGAACCAATTTATAATGATTCGTCTATATCGACACTTTTTCCCCATCCCCTTGAGGTGTCGATATAGGtgaattctactgtatagGGTTTAATTCAAGTTACAttaaaagaaagttttatAACATTTAGATTAGGGTTTACAACTGTaagaaaaatagcttcgaatgTAGGCTATTCGATTTTCCCAGTGAAACAGTACCAGTCTTTCACCTAATGACAAACACCTACAATTAAACGAAAAGGAAATAGAGCCCTTTGGTTGTAACAAAATACGCCGCATTTGGCGGAAAATTACATACTATTAGTATTATTATAAGATAAAAATTATGTCATCTCTGCAACAACTTTTGCATCTGCTTTTATCCCATGCGTTGAAGAAGTTATTCCAGTATTggcaattttgttttcataattattTACTCTTCCGAAAAAGTTAATATGAACAGTTTGGCACCCTATTTAGCAACGTTCGAGCGCTATCTTCTGTCTACCTTAACCCAGTAGCGACTAGAATCAATAGTCAAGTACGGCAATGACAATTTATGCTATTCGAAATCGCGGACACACACTTCAGTCATCTCTGTAGTTTTTGCTAGGTCCGCACAAAAGCCAATTctaaaattaagaaacaagAGAGTAGTGTATAATTTTGGGAACCAAGTGCCTGTTTTACCATAAATTGGTCACGCAGCTCTTGTTACAGATAGgtggttttaaagtttaattgaagttaaactTAGATTAAAAGGCAGATTTGGGTTAGGTTTCAGTTCAATAAATAATATAGTATATTAGAACAtctaagttaagttaacaatagAGTGAAAAGActatgaaaaatagcttcgaacgtacgatttttttttggaaaatactTACACCCTTTTGCACAAGTTAGCCTACCATACATAGGCGTAGCCAGGGGGGCGAAAGGGGCCATGCCCATGCCCCCCTCCCCCCACCAAATTTTCAAAGATTGGATTCCGAAGTTGAGccttttgttgaaaatataatgaaatttgtatatatgtttgtattgtttttgtattgtatagtTCCCATGAACTCATCAAATATTTGCTCCCAGCCCAATGTTTGTTCTGGCTACACCACTGCTACCGTACATATAACTTATCTTGCTCACATTTAGATATGGCCGGTCAGTTTTCATACAGTTTCTGCCCTGCGAATTATGCATATCACTAGGAGATCACGCATACGGCGACTGCCTAGTCCCAGCGACATTGTTGTGAGAGATAGATCAACAAGTACGCAGGCCAGTTCCCATCTAACGCACGTCCACAAAACGTTTCTATTAAAATTGTTACCCAAAGCATTTCCTGTGAGAATGAACTGATACCGTGGAAAACAAGTGTAAAACGCGTTGATAAATCACACAGTTTGGGCCGTGCTAGTTCCTATCAGAAAAttaatagtaataataaataattagttCCCCTAGCAGTGAACTTTTACCTCCATCGCGCCCGTGacgaaattataaaattattgattGATCGCAAAGCTACTGCAATATGGTGAAAATAGCACCATCGATGAGCGAATCGACGACTACCAAGCATTACATTTCAGAAAAACAGCTGTTGAAGGAAACGGCACAAGAACCATTTGGAACCGACAACTGTAGCAGACTATATCGAAGCAGGACGAGACGCTTTGGATTTACGATCAACCAGCAGTACAGAAAAGATATTATGCTTCATTGAACGACGCTCTGCCTTTACagaatgaaagaaaaacagtAGCCTTCTggaaaaacagaaattttccCGAACGCatttaaatgtatttaaaaaatgaaactttacaCTTCCAGCAGATAGAATATAAATGTGGTCCAAGCAGAGGCTATGAAGTACAGTAGTACAGTATTAGTATCAGTCTGGCCAATATACTTTTCAAGCAAGATAATGATAGGCCTACAACGTTTGGTGATATTTGAATTGATGATGACCATGAAAACCATGATTGATGATGACCATATCTTTTAGGTTTTACAAACTTTGGTATAGGAATCTTTTGGTAGTTAGTAGCTTAGTcctaatattttttaatataaattaccaaatggCGCTGGAAGTCCGTAAACAACCTAAATTAATAGTCGTGCAGTCTTATCACCAGTTGTTACAGTGTTATGCTCTTCGTATTTGGGTTTGCAAATGAAAATCAGAGTCAGAAAAGTCATTACGGGAGTATAATATTAACATTTTCGTGGAAATTACCTTATATTCACACTAACTACAAAGTCTTGCGCAAAAAGAAAGAATTTCATCCAGGTCACATTAAAACTAGGAAATTTGAAATGGCAAATATGGGCACATTATTTTCAGCTTTGGTTATGCGGGGATTTGCTACCTAataatttaactttgtttggGGGCTAGTATGATAAACACAAGTGGTAACATATTTCAGTGAATTTCTCATCAGCAAAGCCTCAGTTCTCGTGCTACTGAGCATTTACAGACGAAGTGTAGTGACAATACCAAAATTCTTGATCAGGCTGCTGTTTGCTCTTCGGCTTAGTTTAATTGCAATGACGTTTGCCAGGATTCAGTTACGTAATTGTAAAACGCCTTGACCTCTTTTTTCCCCGCACTGGTTGTTCTTTTTTCCTATGTTCCTCGGTAATCCAGTCAGCAGTCGACTCAAGAGTTGAAATGACGCCGACTAAGTGATTTGTGCCATTTAGGGAGGTCTATATACCCATTTAGGTTTATATTGTAAAGTTGTGTTACACTGTTTCGATTCGCTATTTAACGTGTATGTGTTCAGTGACTGTGAAGTGTTTTACGTTCGTAAGCGTACTTAGTCTAGCACTAACATGCGATTAACACGTTACTGAGAAGCTTGCTTTGATGAAAGCCGTTAATCGTAGTGTGGCGACAGTACAACAGACTGtttataaagtttaaattgAGGGTGCAATGAACAGCAATGTATGAACCGCACTGTATTAATTGTATGCCCTTAATTTAAGCAAAGGCGTTATCGTTTTGTTATGAGAGTGATAGTTTCACCAAAACTAGGTCACTCATCCCATATTTAAAGATAggtggttaggttaggagaattgcTACggaaaaacttgattttagttaATTAGGATTTAGCTGGAATTAGCTTTAGACTGGTAAGTATATTTAGTTACGATATTGGTATTGCCAAACGAAcaaattttgtgttgttttgccTCTAGTGTTCGTTCTGTGTAAGTAAGGTTTTCATTGTCGTAGAGTTTGCAATCAAAAGCGCTATTGTGGTGATCATGTTAACTGAAAATGCTGCATTGGTGCTAGCGAAAAAGCCACAGGCATTAATGTTCAAACAGGAAGGCTAGCTTTAATGTAAACAGGCAGTCTATAAAAGTACACCGCGTTTCCTTTGGTAAGACGTTTTCATAGAAAGAACGTAATACTTAAGAAAGCTAAATCGAAGTTAACATTAGCGGCTCAACTGGATATTTGGGAGTGATAGGGTAACATAACTGCTTAAGTACGTTCCACCATAGCGCATTTTATTCCCAGTGTTACTCTACTAAATGTACAAATACAGACTCACTTATTTTTCGTTACTCCCAGTGTGCGCGTAGAGCAAAAAGGAGTTTTCGTTTAAGTGGTTTACATGTTGCTTAGCGCATGTTACTGTACTTGTAATACTTGCACAGTTGTTCTATAACGTCATCGCTGCGGGAAAGTTTGTTTGGTTCCATTTTATACCATGTTTCACATCGATTTCAGATTTTTCTTGACTAACTCACTAACGTTGTATAGGTTATTAGTTGTATTGTGCTTTTAAGTGTAACTACTCAATATAGGCTGCAGTGCAATTGTGATAATGTCTGTAAAGGAAGACGTATTTGGAGTCAAGCAGGAAAACACGTTAGATTTTAAGCATGACAGACAGTCgaaagcaaactttcaaaCGACCGATTTGCTAGAGCAATTGGGAAGCACTTACGTGCTAATTACCCCTTCACaagtaaaaaacaaagatGGTGGAGCGATGAGAACGGGTGAAATGCTCACCATACCAGCAGAAATTTTTCTCAATATGTTACAATCGTTGTTAGCTGTTAGGAAAGTGGAAACGTCTGATGCGTGGACTGAGACTGGGAACGAATTACTGGCACAAACGGCTGAAGTTGGTGTAAACACAATGCCGCCATTGGAAAAACGTGACGTTGGCTTAACGGCACATTACATCCACCATAACGCTGGAAGCATCGAAGCCAGCCCGACTGAAGATAAAGCTGTTTCTACGGAAAAGATTACCACGAAAAATGTGACAACGCTCACCACGAGTCTATGCGAGATTAAATCTGCGTGTAGCCAGACTGATGCGATTGCAACTAATAATGTTAGTACACAGATTTTCCCGGTGGCTATGAAACACAAACAGACCGAAACTAACAAAAATACTATTTCTAAAAACAGTgttaaatcaaaaacagtGCCGACACAAACTTCACCTTGTTGGATACGTTGTTCCAAGTGTAAATGTTATTACTGGTGGAGAAATTCAACAATACCCAAGTCAGATGGTGAGAAAAGCCGAAAATCATCCACAACCAGTTACACGTCTCAAAATTCAAAACGCACCAGATCAACAGAACCAAGCAGTAAAGACTTGCAGGATGTTTTAAGCAGTGTGCAAGAGAAAGTGAGTGCTATTAAGGTCTCGGATTACAACGCAAACGCAAACGATATAACCAATCTTGACCCTATGCAATACATCGACTGCTATCTCTTACTTCTCTCTGATTTTATACATTATTCAAAAGGCACAATGCCAGCGTTTAAAAGGCTGCTGGAAAACATAGTGAACCATATCTTGCTATTGACATcttattttaaaaaccaaGACTCTTCGACAGGAACGGTAATCGCACTGGACCAATCGGTTCTTTTGCTGACCAGGAAAAGTGGGAAGTGGGATTTCAATTCTGCGCGGCACGACGTACTGTGCAACAGAGAGAAACGCAAAGCCAACACATCAAGCCCTGTTAACCAAATACGTGTCATCTCAGAAGACAGTACCAAGCGTTTTAAGACCGAAGCTTACAGCAATCCGCAGACCACGACTGACTACACCGACTATTCTTCAGCAAACATTTGCTTGCATTTCAACGAAGGCTCATGTTATGTACCAAACTGTCCTTATAACCACGTCTGTGGACATTGCTTTTCCCCAACTCACGGGCGCTTAATTTGTCCATCACTTGCGGCCAGTGATGCGAATGGGTCACCTTACTACCAAGCGATGCCCCCAACTCCTGAAATGCCGTGGCCCCCTGTATATCACCCTAACAATTACATGGGTTAAATACTGGCATGTTATGATcgtaaatgttgtttttattgctgTTATATTTATTCGGCACTACTGTATTACCTCGAGCACAAGCCGCGCGGCTAACATTTgacattttcttcatttttgtgCAGCTGATTTTCGAATACGACTTGTCAGTATTTGTAACATCTGTCTAGTAAGCGTAGTATAAAACAAACTCAGTACTATCGTATGAAACCCAATGGAAATTTATCTAACTAATTTATATCATCTTTGATAACAAATTTGATGGCATAATTACGGTCACTTTCTCGTAATGAGCCGTTCGCTCGTATTTAGTGCAGTTTATATTTAAGAGCGGCTAATTTCGTAATTACTTGTCCAGTTCTTTGTGAAGTATGTATGAAAAGTCGGATTATACTAAGAGGCAATAGTAAATTTTGCTTAATACGTACGGTGTTGTTCTTATTGCTGTATAAGGTTTTTGTAGcatcatttttttttaatgtatTTCCTTAGCTTTCTCAGAGtttggaaataacaaaaagttcACCAGAAAACGCAGAAACGGTCATTTTGCAACCCAGAAGTGTGTTGTATTTACACAGGTTAGACATGTGCGCAATTATTTCGCATCGAGTAATTGAACAAACATGACATAGATTTGGCAATCAAAAATTAGTGGGTTGTGAAGTACTTCGCTGCTCTTGTGTGTATCGCGTGACGCATTTTTGTGTTTCGATATTCCTCAAACGGGACGTTGCTGTGCAGTGCGTATACTCGAAATTGAGGATAACTGTGTTGTCAGCCATTGCACAAGTACATAAGTGCCATCGCATAGATACACAATCCAATACATAAGTGTTGCTCATTAACAAACTATAGCAACAACGTATCTACTTACAATTGCGGAACTTTTGTCGTAAcctaaaattaagttttatgCTAAACAGGAAGATTACAGACTTACCTGTATTACCCGAGAAGTGCCATGATAGGATGGTCCTGTATATCCCTTCCAGCGCCTCGGAAGCTGGAAAATTGACCGCAAACACGCAGAAATGCCGCTGCAAAGACAAACGTAATGTTAAAGCCTTTCGATTGGCCTCTTTTTATACCAGAACCACGTAAAATGTACGAAAGGTTAGACGTTTTCTCAACTCAATTTTTTAGAAGAAACTATAAAGGTAACTTTCCAGAGAGACGTGGTCTCGAGCCAAATTGAGgcctaaaattatttttgtttgttgcatGCGCAGTCGGTGGTTTGGTGTGTTGATTCTAAAACTGATGTATGTAAACTTGCATATGACTGTATGCATAAAACTTTACAGTAAATTtcctttcaatttttttgtaagCGAAAACGGGTAATTCAGCGTTTGGGTCGGTGGgttttaaaacaagttcatgtCTTGAACAATTGAGAATCTCAGTGAGAAACATTTAGTGTAGACGTTGTGCCTAAACTTAGGGAATGGACGGCCAAGTCACTTGAAGATCCAATCCAGAGTTACTTTTAGAAAGAAggttgtttgaaacttttagaaatgttgCAAAGCGCCATTTTTATATTGATGAAGCATTGCAATCAAAGTTGGGCGTCTGTGTGCTGAATACCTGCAACCTTGGATTAATCGTGAAACTGCCCGCAGTAGGATTCATACAAGAGATATACTGCGTACTGTGAATGTCTTTCAACGATAATTTTGCTCGATCGTACCTGCGCAATAAACAAGGCATATGGTTTAGGACGCAAAGTGCGCTTTAATGCATATGCATGTTTAACATACCAGTGCATGTAATCCATGTGCTGACGAATAAGCGTATGAGGACCAACTGTACCGTAGGTATCCACTTCGGGCATGTTGATGTCATCCAAGAAATATATCAACTTTTTGGTGCCAACCGGGCCGTAGTTACGACCAGCTTTCTTTTCAAGATGCTTCTCAAGAAGTCCTAACATATCAAATCAATAAATCTATAACAAATCTTATTTACCAAAATGACCGGAAGCACTTTCAGATAAGGTACTTAAACA includes the following:
- the LOC143469172 gene encoding uncharacterized protein LOC143469172 → MSVKEDVFGVKQENTLDFKHDRQSKANFQTTDLLEQLGSTYVLITPSQVKNKDGGAMRTGEMLTIPAEIFLNMLQSLLAVRKVETSDAWTETGNELLAQTAEVGVNTMPPLEKRDVGLTAHYIHHNAGSIEASPTEDKAVSTEKITTKNVTTLTTSLCEIKSACSQTDAIATNNVSTQIFPVAMKHKQTETNKNTISKNSVKSKTVPTQTSPCWIRCSKCKCYYWWRNSTIPKSDGEKSRKSSTTSYTSQNSKRTRSTEPSSKDLQDVLSSVQEKER